TGATGGAAATGATCAGTGCATTACTGGCTCTGTCAGATAATCTGATCTATCAGTAAAGTGCTGTCCAGTGATTACCAGTGTTGGAGGTAAcacgttacaaagtaatccattagagtactcagattacttttatgCTGTAATGAGTAGCATGTTACGATTCAAGTAATCAGTTATcagttacattttcatgaaagCAATTCATTACTCAAAGAAAAATACCAAATTTGACAAACAATTCTAGCTTGGAAAACTGGATGTCCTAGCTAATTTGGAACAGCCCTACTGGTACCTCATAGTCTTGCAGAACCCCCTCATGACCCCCTAAAGGACTTGTTTTGAGAGTCCccaaagccaaaaaaaaattgGACTGGATGAGGAAACTCCCATGTTCCTCCAAAAAGGACGGCATGGGTGGAGAGTCAGTCCACGGTCCCATGGCCAGGACAGAATCCACATTGTTCTCTGTTCTTTGAGATTCAACAAGCAGTCCAGAGTAGTCAGTAAATATCCATGAGGTAATCTTTGGTCAGACAACATGATCTACATACAACTgatgttctgaaaaaaaaaaaaaaagtttggtttagttaagagaaaacacataaaaattcaaaatacatCCCTGATACTCCCTTAAACAAAATGTTTGAACTTTCACATTTTCTCCTCAGGTTGTAGAGATGTCTGCTGCCAGCTGTCTGCTGACTGAAGATCAGTTCCTGTGCTCCATCTGTCTGGATGTCTTCACTGATCCTGTCACCTTATCATGTGGACACAACTTCTGTCAAAACTGCATCACTAGACACTGGAAATCTAAAGCCCCTTATCGGTGTCCCAACTGTAAAGAGATGTTCTCCACCAGACCACAGCTGAAGATCAACACCTTCATCAAGGAGATGTCTGCTCAGTTCAGACAGTCAGCTCAGCAGAAAtccagcagcagctcagagagACAAGTTTCCAAACCAGGAGAAGTTCCCTGTGACATCTGCACTGGAACCAAAGTGAAGGCCCTGAAGTCCTGCCTGGTGTGTCTGGCTTCTTACTGTGAGACTCACCTGGAGCCTCATCTGACAAAGTCAGGTCTGCAGAAACATCCCCTGATGGACCCTGTGAAGAATTTAGAAGGAAGGATGTGTGAGAAGCACGACAAACTGCTGGAGCTGTTCTGTAAGAACGACCAGAGGTGTGTCTGCATGCTGTGCTCAGATACAGACCACAAGACTCATGATGTTGTTCCTCTGAGAGAAGAATATGAAGGAAAGAAGGCCGAGCTGGGGAAGACAGAGGCTGAAATTCAGCAGATGATCCAGAAGAGACGAGTGAAGATTGAAGAGCTCAAACACTCAgtggagctcagtgatgagaacGCAGACAGAGAGATAGCAGAAGGTGTTGGAGTCTTCAGCGCTCTGAAAGAATCTGTAGAGAGACGCCAGGCTGAGCTCATCAACAGCAtcaaagagaagcagagagagacggagaaacAGGCTGAAGGCTTCATCAGAGAGCTGGAACAGGAAATCTCTGAGCTGGAGAAGAGACGTGCTGAGGTGGAGCAGCTCTCACGCTCTGAAGACCACCTCCAACTCCTCCAGAAGTTCATGTCTCTGAATGCTGCTCCACCCaccaaggactggactgaagtCAGAGTCCATCCACCTTCATCTGAGGGGACTGTGGTGAGAGCTGtgaagcagctggaggagacCATCAGTGAACAGAGGAAGAAGCTGATCTGTGAGGTG
The sequence above is a segment of the Cheilinus undulatus linkage group 9, ASM1832078v1, whole genome shotgun sequence genome. Coding sequences within it:
- the LOC121515273 gene encoding E3 ubiquitin-protein ligase TRIM21-like isoform X2 yields the protein MSAASCLLTEDQFLCSICLDVFTDPVTLSCGHNFCQNCITRHWKSKAPYRCPNCKEMFSTRPQLKINTFIKEMSAHSSERQVSKPGEVPCDICTGTKVKALKSCLVCLASYCETHLEPHLTKSGLQKHPLMDPVKNLEGRMCEKHDKLLELFCKNDQRCVCMLCSDTDHKTHDVVPLREEYEGKKAELGKTEAEIQQMIQKRRVKIEELKHSVELSDENADREIAEGVGVFSALKESVERRQAELINSIKEKQRETEKQAEGFIRELEQEISELEKRRAEVEQLSRSEDHLQLLQKFMSLNAAPPTKDWTEVRVHPPSSEGTVVRAVKQLEETISEQRKKLICEVELKRVQQYEVDVTLDPDTAHPELILSDDGKQVHDSDLRKDVPDNPERFDLCPNVLSNQSFSSGRFYYEVQVKEKTDWTLGVARELINRKGVFTLTPQNGYWTIILRNENEYKACAGLSVHLSLQSGPEKVGVFVDYEEGLVSFYDVDAAALIYSFTGCSFTEKIYPYFSPCLNKDGKNSAPLIISPVSHTE
- the LOC121515273 gene encoding E3 ubiquitin-protein ligase TRIM39-like isoform X5; amino-acid sequence: MSAASCLLTEDQFLCSICLDVFTDPVTLSCGHNFCQNCITRHWKSKAPYRCPNCKEMFSTRPQLKINTFIKEMSAQFRQSAQQKSSSSSERQVSKPGEVPCDICTGTKVKALKSCLVCLASYCETHLEPHLTKSGLQKHPLMDPVKNLEGRMCEKHDKLLELFCKNDQRCVCMLCSDTDHKTHDVVPLREEYEGKKAELGKTEAEIQQMIQKRRVKIEELKHSVELKKQRETEKQAEGFIRELEQEISELEKRRAEVEQLSRSEDHLQLLQKFMSLNAAPPTKDWTEVRVHPPSSEGTVVRAVKQLEETISEQRKKLICEVELKRVQQYEVDVTLDPDTAHPELILSDDGKQVHDSDLRKDVPDNPERFDLCPNVLSNQSFSSGRFYYEVQVKEKTDWTLGVARELINRKGVFTLTPQNGYWTIILRNENEYKACAGLSVHLSLQSGPEKVGVFVDYEEGLVSFYDVDAAALIYSFTGCSFTEKIYPYFSPCLNKDGKNSAPLIISPVSHTE
- the LOC121515273 gene encoding E3 ubiquitin-protein ligase TRIM21-like isoform X4, encoding MSAASCLLTEDQFLCSICLDVFTDPVTLSCGHNFCQNCITRHWKSKAPYRCPNCKEMFSTRPQLKINTFIKEISERQVSKPGEVPCDICTGTKVKALKSCLVCLASYCETHLEPHLTKSGLQKHPLMDPVKNLEGRMCEKHDKLLELFCKNDQRCVCMLCSDTDHKTHDVVPLREEYEGKKAELGKTEAEIQQMIQKRRVKIEELKHSVELSDENADREIAEGVGVFSALKESVERRQAELINSIKEKQRETEKQAEGFIRELEQEISELEKRRAEVEQLSRSEDHLQLLQKFMSLNAAPPTKDWTEVRVHPPSSEGTVVRAVKQLEETISEQRKKLICEVELKRVQQYEVDVTLDPDTAHPELILSDDGKQVHDSDLRKDVPDNPERFDLCPNVLSNQSFSSGRFYYEVQVKEKTDWTLGVARELINRKGVFTLTPQNGYWTIILRNENEYKACAGLSVHLSLQSGPEKVGVFVDYEEGLVSFYDVDAAALIYSFTGCSFTEKIYPYFSPCLNKDGKNSAPLIISPVSHTE
- the LOC121515273 gene encoding E3 ubiquitin-protein ligase TRIM21-like isoform X3, with translation MSAASCLLTEDQFLCSICLDVFTDPVTLSCGHNFCQNCITRHWKSKAPYRCPNCKEMFSTRPQLKINTFIKEMSAQFRQQVSKPGEVPCDICTGTKVKALKSCLVCLASYCETHLEPHLTKSGLQKHPLMDPVKNLEGRMCEKHDKLLELFCKNDQRCVCMLCSDTDHKTHDVVPLREEYEGKKAELGKTEAEIQQMIQKRRVKIEELKHSVELSDENADREIAEGVGVFSALKESVERRQAELINSIKEKQRETEKQAEGFIRELEQEISELEKRRAEVEQLSRSEDHLQLLQKFMSLNAAPPTKDWTEVRVHPPSSEGTVVRAVKQLEETISEQRKKLICEVELKRVQQYEVDVTLDPDTAHPELILSDDGKQVHDSDLRKDVPDNPERFDLCPNVLSNQSFSSGRFYYEVQVKEKTDWTLGVARELINRKGVFTLTPQNGYWTIILRNENEYKACAGLSVHLSLQSGPEKVGVFVDYEEGLVSFYDVDAAALIYSFTGCSFTEKIYPYFSPCLNKDGKNSAPLIISPVSHTE
- the LOC121515273 gene encoding zinc finger protein RFP-like isoform X1: MSAASCLLTEDQFLCSICLDVFTDPVTLSCGHNFCQNCITRHWKSKAPYRCPNCKEMFSTRPQLKINTFIKEMSAQFRQSAQQKSSSSSERQVSKPGEVPCDICTGTKVKALKSCLVCLASYCETHLEPHLTKSGLQKHPLMDPVKNLEGRMCEKHDKLLELFCKNDQRCVCMLCSDTDHKTHDVVPLREEYEGKKAELGKTEAEIQQMIQKRRVKIEELKHSVELSDENADREIAEGVGVFSALKESVERRQAELINSIKEKQRETEKQAEGFIRELEQEISELEKRRAEVEQLSRSEDHLQLLQKFMSLNAAPPTKDWTEVRVHPPSSEGTVVRAVKQLEETISEQRKKLICEVELKRVQQYEVDVTLDPDTAHPELILSDDGKQVHDSDLRKDVPDNPERFDLCPNVLSNQSFSSGRFYYEVQVKEKTDWTLGVARELINRKGVFTLTPQNGYWTIILRNENEYKACAGLSVHLSLQSGPEKVGVFVDYEEGLVSFYDVDAAALIYSFTGCSFTEKIYPYFSPCLNKDGKNSAPLIISPVSHTE